The Catharus ustulatus isolate bCatUst1 chromosome 15, bCatUst1.pri.v2, whole genome shotgun sequence genome has a window encoding:
- the LOC117003554 gene encoding nuclear factor 7, brain-like, translated as MAGGSRDRSLREELTCAICCELFSEPVMLDCMHHFCKGCILAYWDSCARVPSCPQCRRTFPSRAFRTHYLLSGLVEKVRRCGSEEHQQKMQKRLEDALQARQKEMENLLQRKRVVQEDICSLTKVAGELNFKIRAEFARLHQILEEEERSVLAELGQKEEQSLAQLHRHVGQLEEGMAVLQRDIEHVKQTLSKMEDVSLLEVESLDIRPSVHVETQPALDLQHYRDSHSGPLQYIFWRHMLRSICPAPAPLTFDPESAHPNLFFSRDLTAVTERNRAQPVPISPRRFRQCVNVLGSQAFDSGRHYWEVWVGSKTKWDLGVAADTVDRAAKVKLCPENGYWTLRLRNRTEYWATATPWVRLTPRQPPRKVGVFLDCQEGTVSFFDAGDMSHLFTFHQVSAKRYCPFFSTCFSDGRDNVEPMRLCHLAL; from the exons ATGGCCGGCGGGAGCCGGGACCGCAGCCTGCGGGAGGAGCTGACCTGTGCCATCTGCTGCGAGCTGTTCAGCGAGCCCGTCATGCTGGACTGCATGCACCACTTCTGCAAGGGCTGCATCCTGGCGTACTGGGACAGCTGTGCCCGCGTCCCCTCCTGCCCGCAGTGCCGCCGCACGTTCCCCAGCCGCGCTTTCCGCACGCACTACCTACTCTCGGGGCTGGTGGAGAAGGTGCGGCGCTGCGGCTCCGAGGAGCACCAGCAGAAGATGCAG AAGCGCCTGGAAGATGCTTTGCAAGCTCGTCAGAAGGAGATGGAGAACTTGCTGCAGAGGAAGCGTGTGGTGCAGGAGGACATCTGCAGCCTGACG aAAGTGGCTGGGGAGCTGAACTTCAAGATTCGTGCTGAGTTTGCTCGCCTTCATCAGAtcctggaggaagaggagagatctgtgctggcagagctgggtcagAAGGAGGAGCAGTCACTGGCCCAGCTGCACAGGCACGTTGGCCAGCTGGAGGAGGggatggcagtgctgcagagggacaTCGAGCACGTCAAGCAGACCCTGAGCAAGATGGAAGATGTGTCACTGCTGGAG GTGGAGAGCCTGGATATCAG GCCCTCGGTGCATGTTGAGACCCAGCCTGCCCTGGACCTGCAGCACtacagggacagccacagtgGTCCCTTGCAGTACATCTTCTGGAGGCACATGCTGCGCTCCATCTGCCCTG ctcctgctccactcACATTTGACCCTGAGTCAGCCCACCCCAACCTGTTCTTCTCCAGGGAcctgacagcagtgacagagagGAATcgagcccagcctgtccccatcaGCCCCCGGCGCTTCCGTCAGTGCGTCAACGTGCTGGGCTCGCAGGCCTTCGACAGCGGCCGCCACTACTGGGAGGTCTGGGTGGGCAGCAAAACCAAGTGGGACCTGGGGGTGGCTGCTGACACTGTGGACCGGGCAGCCAAGGTCAAGCTGTGCCCAGAGAATGGCTACTGGACCCTTCGCCTGAGGAACAGGACGGAGTACTGGGCCACTGCCACGCCCTGGGTGCGCCTGACTCCCCGCCAGCCCCCACGGAAAGTGGGCGTCTTCTTGGACTGCCAGGAGGGCACTGTCTCCTTCTTTGATGCTGGGGACATGTCCCACCTCTTCACCTTCCACCAGGTCTCTGCCAAGAGATACTGCCCCTTCTTCAGCACCTGCTTCAGTGATGGGAGGGACAACGTGGAGCCCATGCGCCTCTGTCACCTGGCCCTGTGA